Genomic DNA from Paucilactobacillus hokkaidonensis JCM 18461:
TAACCATTTTTATATATGAGTTCACGAGCTGCATTAATAATATTAAACTGAGCTTCATCTGCTATCATTGTACATATCTCCTTAAAATTTTAGTCAACGCTCCCTATAAACAATAAGAAAAAGTGTACCAGACATTCTAAAATAATTAGAACGTAAACACTTGTCAGTCATCAATTCCAGTCATCTTAACCGGATCAATCCACTGGTCAAATTGTGCTGCGGTAATTTTGCCTGATTCAATTGCCGCTTCCCGCAAAGTAACCCCATCTTTTTGTGCTTGTTGCGCAATTTTAGCACTGTCATGATAACCAATATGTGGCGATAAAGCCGTCACCGTCATTAATGAGCGGTCAACTAATTCTTCCATTCGGTCTGCATTAACCGTTAAACCAGCGATCATCAAATCAGTAAAACTGGTAATTGTTCCAGTCAGAAGTTCGGCTGATTCTAGAAATGTACTGATTATAACAGGTTTGTAGACATTCATTTCAAAGTTTCCCTGACTAGCAGCCATTGAAACAACCACATCATTGCCGATCACTCTAACTGCTGCCATCGTGATTGCTTCAGCCTGAGTTGGGTTAACTTTACCAGGCATAATTGATGAACCCGGTTCATTAGCGGGCAGGTTTAATTCCCCATAACCAGCACGCGGACCACTTGCCAAAAATCGGACGTCGTTAGCAATTTTCATTAAATCACCTGCCAATGTTTTCAGCGCCCCATGAACAACATTCAATCCCGAATGAGCAGCCAAGCCATAAAACTTATTGGAATCAGCCGTAAACTCGATTCCATAAACAGTGCTCATTTGCTGCGCAATCATGGTCGCAAAATGAGGCACCGCATTTAGACCAGTTCCAACTGCTGTTCCGCCAATCGCGAGTTCATGCAACGTACTGCTTAATTCGTTTAAATAGCCTAAATCATGCTCCAACATACTCTTCCAACCACTAATTTCTTGTCCAAATGTGATCGGCGTTGCATCTTGCAAATGTGTGCGGCCAATCTTGACTACCCGCCAATATTCTTTTTGCTTAACAGCCAACTGGTCAATCAAATGTTGAACCGCCGTTTTTAATTTAACAATCGCTAGGGCCGCGGTAATATTCATGGCAGTTGGAAAGATATCGTTCGAACTTTGGCCATGATTAACATCATCATTAGGTAAAATTTTAATCTCCGGATTAAGTTTAGCAGCCATATTGGCCACCACTTCGTTAACGTTCATGTTAGTTTGGGTCCCAGAACCAGTTTGATAAACAACTAATGGAAAATCTTGTCTAAGCTCGGTATCATCCAAACTCAATAAATGATTAATCGCTGCAAGAATTAAATCCGCCTTATCAGTAGAAATAGCGTTTAATTCCGCATTCGCTGTCGCTGCGGCCTTTTTTATTTGGAGCAACACCTTAATGAGCACTAATGGCATTTTGGCGCCAGTGGAAAAATTTTGTAAACTTCTTTGTGTTTGTGGTCCCCACAACGCGTCCGCTGGAATTTTAACGGGTCCTAAAGTATCTGCTTCTGTGCGATAATTTGGCATGGTAGTGCCCTCCATTTATTGATCTAAAGTAACCAACGGCGATAATTTGTTGATATAACTTTCAATTTACTAACTAATTATTTTATTACACCGTTAATACTATCTTTTATCCATAAAAAAACAAACTACTATCGTAATTTTACCATTAAAAAAACAGGACAAAATTTATTTTTGCCCTGCTCTATTTAACTACCGCACCTTATGGATTAAAGACCAATCGTCGATCAGTTTTCAGATTCCATTTACTTGTAACTTGATCTAATGGTACCGCCTCAACGTCAACGTTAAATTTGCCTTGGCTAATTAATTGTGCCAGTGCTGGTAACTCAGTCAAAAATAACTTGGGATCAATTGACCCTTGCCCACTACCAATTAAGTTTAAATTGATTGATCTTAATGCCGCAGATGGCAGAACCAAATCTGCTCCCGCCATACTGCCAATTTCAATCCAAGTTAACGATTGACTATGATTAGATCGGGCCGGTAAAAGTGCCAACATGACTTGTTTGGCCGCATCCCCCCACAGGTAATCTAGTACAACATCAACATCCGCTACTTCTTTTATTTCCTGCTTTAACTTAGCTGGCTCATCTAATAATGAAATCGTCTTTTCTGCTGTTAATTTGGCCAATTTATCTCTATTACGACCAATTGCAACCACACTTTTTGCTCCTAGATAATGACTAATTTCAACCGCCAAGCTCCCAGAATTACCGGTCGCTCCTAGAATCATAATTTTTTTACTGTTAATATCAGTTCCGAGACGTGACTTTAATGCCATCCAAG
This window encodes:
- a CDS encoding quinone oxidoreductase family protein; the protein is MKAAVVNNFEQVPQYQSFEKPQPQTKEQLIQVRAASVNHRVQSQADGTHYTSDGKLPFIPGLDGVGQLADGRLAYFVTSNPIYGSLAEQTVVDHRRIIPLPSDIDVNSVAASMNPAMSSWMALKSRLGTDINSKKIMILGATGNSGSLAVEISHYLGAKSVVAIGRNRDKLAKLTAEKTISLLDEPAKLKQEIKEVADVDVVLDYLWGDAAKQVMLALLPARSNHSQSLTWIEIGSMAGADLVLPSAALRSINLNLIGSGQGSIDPKLFLTELPALAQLISQGKFNVDVEAVPLDQVTSKWNLKTDRRLVFNP
- a CDS encoding class II fumarate hydratase, whose translation is MPNYRTEADTLGPVKIPADALWGPQTQRSLQNFSTGAKMPLVLIKVLLQIKKAAATANAELNAISTDKADLILAAINHLLSLDDTELRQDFPLVVYQTGSGTQTNMNVNEVVANMAAKLNPEIKILPNDDVNHGQSSNDIFPTAMNITAALAIVKLKTAVQHLIDQLAVKQKEYWRVVKIGRTHLQDATPITFGQEISGWKSMLEHDLGYLNELSSTLHELAIGGTAVGTGLNAVPHFATMIAQQMSTVYGIEFTADSNKFYGLAAHSGLNVVHGALKTLAGDLMKIANDVRFLASGPRAGYGELNLPANEPGSSIMPGKVNPTQAEAITMAAVRVIGNDVVVSMAASQGNFEMNVYKPVIISTFLESAELLTGTITSFTDLMIAGLTVNADRMEELVDRSLMTVTALSPHIGYHDSAKIAQQAQKDGVTLREAAIESGKITAAQFDQWIDPVKMTGIDD